In a single window of the Solea senegalensis isolate Sse05_10M linkage group LG1, IFAPA_SoseM_1, whole genome shotgun sequence genome:
- the elovl1a gene encoding elongation of very long chain fatty acids protein 1a, which produces MLSEALSHVLKMHSYLQSRTDVRIRDYPLMRGPEEMTTILLAYVFFSVYVGPRFMVNRKPYSLKKAMVVYNLSMVLLNAYIVYEFLAAGWATTYTWRCDLADTASSPMTFRMIRASWLFYISKFIELLDTVFFVLRKKQSQITFLHVFHHSVMPWSWWWGITLTPAAGMGCFHAMVNSGVHVIMYFYYGLSAAGPRFQKYLWWKKYMTAIQLTQFIMISVHISQYYFMEKCDYQVPMWIHLILMYGVFFFLLFSHFWVQAYIKGNRLPVPKSTPKLNGSAGEPMTAVANGKHLENGNASHHSNGKILMGKVKEV; this is translated from the exons ATGCTGTCGGAAGCCCTGTCACacgttttaaaaatgcatagtTATCTACAATCCAGAACTG ATGTCCGAATCAGAGACTACCCTCTGATGCGGGGCCCTGAAGAGATGACCACCATCCTTTTGGCCTATGTCTTCTTCTCCGTGTATGTTGGGCCCCGTTTTATGGTGAACCGCAAACCATACAGCTTAAAGAAAGCCATGGTCGTCTACAACCTAAGCATGGTGTTGCTAAATGCCTACATAGTCTATgaa TTCTTGGCTGCTGGATGGGCCACGACCTATACATGGAGATGTGACCTCGCTGATACTGCCAGCAGCCCTATGACTTTTAGG ATGATACGAGCCTCTTGgcttttttatatttcaaaatTCATCGAACTCCTAGACACG gtCTTTTTTGTGCTGAGGAAGAAACAAAGCCAGATCACATTTCTCCATGTATTCCATCACTCGGTCATGCCCTGGTCGTGGTGGTGGGGCATCACTCTGACTCCTG CTGCCGGCATGGGCTGCTTCCATGCCATGGTGAATTCAGGAGTGCATGTTATCATGTACTTCTACTATGGACTCTCTGCTGCAGGACCTCGCTTCCAGAAATACCTGTGGTGGAAGAAGTACATGACTGCCATCCAGCTg ACGCAGTTTATCATGATTTCCGTTCACATCAGTCAGTACTACTTCATGGAGAAGTGTGACTACCAAGTTCCCATGTGGATCCATTTGATCTTGATGTACGGCGTCTTCTTCTTTCTACTTTTCTCCCACTTCTGGGTGCAGGCCTACATCAAGGGCAATCGACTTCCTGTGCCAAAAAGCACCCCAAAACTGAACGGCTCTGCAGGTGAACCAATGACTGCAGTGGCCAATGGCAAGCACCTGGAGAATGGAAATGCTTCCCATCATAGCAATGGCAAAATCCTCATGGGCAAAGTAAAGGAGGTCTAA
- the thap4 gene encoding THAP domain-containing protein 4 translates to MTFKLELLSEIHISSSGKIIMACPFHQTVAALNPAILSLDWLLGTWKSDEHGEGCFPTINPFRYTETLHFSHEGQPVIHFMFNAFHAESKKPLHRECGFIRMQPETNKVMFIIAQNSGLVEIEEGELTEKQLNLKTHALARISFAKEPHVQQVSRVFQLRPDGRLEQTVSMTTDNQPLMTQHLHITYCRSS, encoded by the exons ATGACATTTAAGCTTGAGCTTCTGTCTGAAATACACATTTCCTCCTcgggaaaaataataatggctTGTCCCTTCCATCAAACAG TGGCAGCATTGAATCCAGCCATCCTCTCTTTAGACTGGCTTCTGGGCACGTGGAAGTCTGATGAGCATGGGGAAGGCTGCTTTCCAACCATCAACCCTTTCCGCTACACAGAGACTCTGCACTTCAGCCATGAGGGACAACCAGTCATCCACTTCAT GTTCAATGCCTTCCATGCAGAGTCTAAAAAGCCTCTGCACAGGGAGTGTGGCTTCATTCGAATGCAGCCAGAAACCAACAAAGTGATGTTTATCATTGCACAAAACTCAG GCCTGGTGGAGATTGAGGAGGGGGAGCTGACAGAGAAGCAGCTGAATCTGAAGACGCACGCTCTGGCCAGGATTTCTTTTGCCAAGGAGCCACATGTTCAACAG GTTTCCAGAGTGTTTCAACTTCGGCCAGATGGGAGGCTGGAGCAGAcggtttccatgacaacagacAACCAGCCACTAATGACGCAGCACTTGCACATCACTTACTGTCGGTCATCTTGA
- the LOC122780760 gene encoding bcl-2-related ovarian killer protein homolog B-like — protein sequence MDVLRRSSVFAAEVLDVFDRSLTEKELVSQSKALCRDYILSRLNQNGLGWSKSELSLAPSNAALAEVSTVLLCLGDELEGIQPTLYRNVARQLSISVAMENMVSDAFIGVATEIFATGITWGKVVAMYAVAGALAVDCVRQERATNVHIIVQSLGQFVRKYLVPWLKRRGGWVDITKCVVKKDLTPEQHWLSSIIESLKFFLSTVYVYVMKEP from the exons ATGGACGTTCTGCGGAGGTCTTCTGTGTTTGCTGCGGAGGTCCTGGATGTGTTTGACCGCTCTCTGACCGAGAAGGAGCTGGTGTCCCAGTCCAAAGCCTTGTGCAGAGACTACATTTTGTCCAGACTCAACCAGAACGGGCTGGGATGGTCCAAATCTGAACTCAGCCTCGCTCCCTCGAATGCAGCACTCGCAGAAGTGTCTACAGTGCTCCTCTGTCTCG GCGACGAGCTGGAGGGTATACAGCCCACTTTGTACAGGAACGTGGCGCGGCAGCTCAGCAtctctgttgccatggagaaCATGGTTTCGGATGCCTTTATCGGCGTGGCGACGGAGATCTTTGCAACAG gTATAACATGGGGTAAGGTGGTGGCCATGTATGCAGTAGCTGGGGCGCTGGCAGTGGACTGTGTCAGACAAGAACGTGCGACCAACGTTCACATCATAGTGCAGAGTCTGGGACAGTTTGTGCGCAAGTACCTGGTTCCCTGGCTGAAGAGACGGGGAGGATGG GTGGACATCACAAAGTGCGTGGTGAAGAAAGATCTCACGCCTGAACAGCACTGGCTGTCCTCCATCATCGAGTCCCTGAAGTTCTTCCTCTCTACAGTGTATGTCTACGTCATGAAGGAACCATGA
- the cdc20 gene encoding cell division cycle protein 20 homolog → MAQFGLENDIHSILKLDMPITNAPVARWQRKTSSSNNSGLSCLTPGKSSNVSLSSSKTPSKTPGKGKKTPSKVGADRFIPTRNSNQMDVASFLLTKENEPVDPNNTTSENQKAWSVSLNGFNIEDAKILHLGGKPLNAPEGYRNNLKVLYSQVATPASVKKTRYISSTPERILDAPDLRNDFYLNLLDWSSRNVLAVALHNNVYLWDATQGDITLLMKMDREEDYICSLSWTKEGSYLAVGTSDSTIQLWDVDNQKRLRSMGGHTARVGSLSWNDHILSSGSRSGNIHHHDVRVANHHITTINGHSQEVCGLKWSPDGRYLASGGNDNLVCVWPRVQDGSASNGSQAVHCWSEHQGAVKALAWCPWQPNILASGGGTSDRHIRIWNVNSGSCITSLDTQSQISSLVFAPNYKELVSAHGYAHNNVVIWKYPTLTRVAELNGHEDRVLNLTLSPDCSTVATVAGDETIRLWKSFEVDPVKKAKERMVKSTGGTFHHSIR, encoded by the exons ATGGCGCAGTTTGGGTTAGAGAACGATATCCACAGTATCTTGAAGCTGGACATGCCCATCACAAACGCTCCTGTGGCGAGGTGGCAGAGGAAGACCAGCTCCTCCAACAACTCTGGGCTTAGCTGTTTGACTCCGGGAAAATCTTCCAATGTGTCGCTGAGTTCCTCCAAAACACCGAGCAAAACTCCAG gcaaaggaaaaaaaacaccttccaAGGTTGGTGCTGACCGCTTCATTCCCACCAGAAACAGTAACCAAATGGATGTGGCAAGTTTCCTGCTCACAAAGGAGAATGAGCCTGTGGACCCAAACAATACAACATCG GAAAACCAGAAAGCCTGGTCTGTCTCGTTAAATGGGTTCAACATTGAAGACGCAAAGATCCTGCACCTTGGAGGGAAACCACTGAATGCACCAGAAG GCTATCGAAACAACTTGAAAGTCCTCTACAGTCAGGTTGCGACTCCTGCCTCAGTCAAGAAGACAAGATACATAAGTTCAACTCCTGAGAGAATCTTGGATGCTCCTGACCTTCGAAATGATTTCT atTTGAATCTGCTTGATTGGAGCAGTCGGAATGTTCTTGCTGTGGCTCTTCACAACAATGTTTATCTGTGGGATGCCACTCAAGGAGACATCACTCTTCTTATGAAAATGGACCGGGAAGAGGACTACATCTGCTCATTGTCCTGGACCAAAGAGGGAAGCTACCTGGCTGTCGGCACCAGTGATTCCACAattcag TTGTGGGATGTTGATAACCAGAAGCGTTTACGTAGCATGGGTGGCCACACAGCTAGAGTTGGGAGCCTGAGCTGGAATGACCATATTCTTTCCAG TGGCTCCAGATCAGGGAACATTCACCATCATGATGTGAGGGTTGCAAACCATCATATCACCACAATCAATGGTCACTCGCAGGAAGTGTGTGGGCTGAAGTGGTCTCCAGATGGGCGGTACTTGGCCAGTGGGGGCAATGAcaacttggtgtgtgtgtggccccgTGTGCAGGATGGAAGCGCCAGCAACGGGAGCCAGGCGGTCCACTGCTGGAGCGAACACCAAGGAGCTGTGAAG GCTTTAGCCTGGTGTCCATGGCAGCCAAACATCCTGGCATCTGGAGGTGGTACCAGTGATCGTCACATCCGAATCTGGAATGTAAACAGTGGCTCCTGCATCACTTCACTTGACACTCAGTCCCAG atctcGTCACTGGTGTTTGCGCCCAATTATAAGGAGCTGGTCTCTGCCCATGGTTATGCCCACAACAACGTTGTAATCTGGAAGTATCCAACACTCACCAGAGTCGCAGAGCTCAATG gcCACGAGGACAGAGTTCTCAACTTAACTCTGAGCCCAGACTGCTCCACCGTTGCAACTGTTGCAGGAGATGAAACCATTCGCCTGTGGAAAAGCTTTGAAGTTGACCCTGTTAAGAAGGCCAAAGAAAGGATGGTTAAATCAACTGGTGGTACATTTCATCATTCAATCcgataa